A genomic region of Streptosporangium lutulentum contains the following coding sequences:
- a CDS encoding phospholipase D family protein, translating into MNTNDWFLNGKERGNPASGIDARHDDGVAWSGGNTVRPIPHGAPYFTELLARVNELGPGDLLLFTDWRGDPTQRLDGPGTEVAQVFAAAARRGVVVKGLLWRSHWDRLRFSEAENRHLGEDIEAAGGECLRDMRVPPGGSHHQKLVVLRHRAEPERDIAFVGGIDLCWGRRDDSSHKGDPQSAPMAKVYGARPPWHDVQAAIQGPAVGDVEAVFRERWEDPQPLTRNPLHRLADLLRHEDTLPDPLPPQFPDPPARGPHAVQLLRTYAHRRTRYPFAPEGERSVARGYLKALRRARALIYIEDQYLWSPQVAESFAEALEANPDLLMINVLPLHPDQDGALSATPQILGRDQALSILKRAGGDRVAVYGVENREGVPIYVHAKVCVIDDAWSTIGSDNFNRRSWTYDSELTCAVLDETLDGREPLDPGGHGDGARRFPRDLRLTLAQEHLDLTGSSDEDLLDPKAFFAAFADSAAALERWHAEGRHGPRPPGRLRLYETSRMSPWTVAWAAPFYRLVCDPDGRPRAMRRSGRY; encoded by the coding sequence ATGAATACAAACGACTGGTTTCTTAACGGTAAGGAGCGTGGCAACCCGGCGTCCGGAATCGATGCCCGGCATGACGACGGGGTGGCCTGGTCGGGCGGCAACACGGTACGGCCCATCCCGCACGGCGCGCCGTACTTCACCGAGTTGCTCGCCCGCGTCAACGAACTGGGCCCCGGAGACCTGCTGTTGTTCACCGACTGGCGCGGTGATCCCACCCAGAGGCTGGACGGCCCCGGCACGGAGGTCGCCCAGGTGTTCGCGGCGGCCGCGCGACGCGGGGTCGTGGTGAAGGGCCTCCTGTGGCGCTCGCATTGGGACCGGCTCCGCTTCAGCGAGGCCGAGAACCGCCATCTCGGGGAGGACATCGAGGCCGCCGGCGGAGAGTGCCTGCGTGACATGCGCGTCCCGCCCGGCGGATCGCACCACCAGAAACTCGTGGTGCTGCGGCACCGCGCCGAACCGGAACGCGACATCGCCTTCGTCGGGGGGATCGACCTGTGCTGGGGCCGCCGCGACGACTCCTCGCACAAAGGCGACCCGCAGTCCGCCCCCATGGCCAAGGTGTACGGCGCCCGCCCGCCGTGGCACGACGTCCAGGCCGCGATCCAGGGGCCGGCCGTCGGCGACGTCGAAGCCGTGTTCAGGGAGCGCTGGGAGGATCCCCAGCCGCTGACCCGCAACCCCCTGCACCGCCTGGCCGACCTGCTGCGCCACGAGGACACCCTGCCCGATCCGTTGCCGCCGCAGTTCCCCGATCCACCCGCCCGCGGGCCGCATGCCGTACAGCTCCTGCGGACCTACGCCCACCGCCGGACCCGCTATCCGTTCGCCCCCGAAGGAGAGCGCAGCGTCGCCCGCGGCTACCTCAAGGCCCTGCGCCGCGCCCGCGCCCTCATCTACATCGAAGATCAGTATCTGTGGTCGCCCCAGGTCGCGGAGTCCTTCGCCGAGGCGCTGGAGGCCAACCCGGACCTGCTGATGATCAATGTCCTGCCGCTCCACCCCGACCAGGACGGCGCGCTCAGCGCCACTCCCCAGATACTGGGCCGCGACCAGGCCCTCTCCATCCTCAAGCGCGCGGGCGGAGACCGCGTCGCGGTGTACGGGGTCGAGAACCGGGAGGGCGTCCCGATCTACGTCCACGCGAAGGTCTGCGTCATCGACGACGCCTGGTCGACCATCGGCTCGGACAACTTCAACCGGCGGTCCTGGACCTACGACTCCGAGCTCACCTGCGCGGTGCTCGACGAAACCCTCGACGGCCGGGAGCCCCTGGACCCGGGAGGCCACGGGGACGGCGCGCGCCGCTTCCCCCGCGACCTGCGGCTGACCCTCGCGCAAGAGCACCTCGACCTGACCGGCTCCTCCGATGAGGATCTTCTCGACCCGAAGGCCTTCTTCGCCGCGTTCGCCGACTCGGCCGCCGCCCTCGAACGCTGGCACGCGGAGGGCCGCCACGGGCCGCGCCCGCCCGGACGGCTACGGCTCTACGAGACCTCGCGCATGTCGCCCTGGACCGTCGCCTGGGCCGCCCCGTTCTACCGGCTCGTGTGCGACCCCGACGGACGCCCGCGCGCCATGCGCCGCAGCGGCCGGTACTGA
- a CDS encoding phospholipase D-like domain-containing protein, whose protein sequence is MAAFAGNKIEAFVGPTELGAADDLEGVIVDFIGGARHSLDIAVQELDSEPIAQAILDARFRGVSVRVVLEQDYLLTAKLPVVTARAGEDEAAARRRVQWGEEPGARSLEANRRILAALLRCGVDVKADYNPAIFHQKFVVRDYRGRTLPTSAILSGSANFTDTDCHRNLNHLVVFHDARICDEYGTEFDQIRAGHFGRGVHGKVPAAYNLAGVPVKVLFAPDHAPELEIMKQMLKAVRRVDFAIFTFSGSSGIDDAMIALAEAKRVVTGAMDPGQGAQKWAATHDLDRAHIELYFPRRGAAFGKLHHKLMVIDEAVVVAGSFNYTAPANNYNDENIFVIGSPYLDLPKREGGPVDPDACAELALFFRTEIQRIEQAGERFIGEP, encoded by the coding sequence ATGGCAGCATTCGCTGGGAACAAGATCGAGGCGTTCGTCGGGCCGACGGAGCTCGGGGCGGCCGACGACCTCGAAGGTGTGATCGTCGACTTCATCGGCGGCGCCCGCCACTCGCTGGACATCGCGGTCCAGGAGCTGGACTCCGAACCGATCGCCCAGGCGATCCTCGACGCCCGCTTCCGCGGGGTGAGCGTCCGCGTAGTGCTGGAGCAGGACTACCTGCTCACCGCCAAACTGCCCGTCGTCACCGCGCGCGCCGGAGAGGACGAGGCGGCGGCGCGTCGTCGCGTCCAGTGGGGCGAGGAGCCCGGCGCCCGCAGCCTGGAGGCCAACCGGCGGATCCTGGCGGCGCTGCTGCGGTGCGGCGTCGACGTCAAGGCCGACTACAACCCGGCGATCTTCCACCAGAAGTTCGTCGTCCGCGACTACCGCGGCCGGACCCTCCCCACCTCGGCCATCCTGTCCGGGTCGGCGAACTTCACCGACACCGACTGCCACCGCAACCTCAACCACCTCGTCGTCTTCCACGACGCCCGGATCTGCGACGAGTACGGCACCGAGTTCGACCAGATACGGGCAGGCCACTTCGGCAGGGGCGTCCACGGCAAGGTTCCCGCCGCCTACAACCTCGCCGGCGTCCCGGTGAAGGTGCTGTTCGCCCCCGATCACGCCCCCGAGCTTGAGATCATGAAGCAGATGCTCAAGGCCGTCCGGCGCGTCGACTTCGCGATCTTCACCTTCTCCGGATCCTCCGGCATCGACGACGCGATGATCGCCCTGGCCGAGGCGAAGCGCGTCGTCACCGGTGCGATGGATCCCGGGCAGGGCGCCCAGAAGTGGGCCGCCACCCATGACCTGGACCGCGCCCACATCGAGCTCTACTTCCCCAGGCGCGGCGCCGCCTTCGGCAAGCTCCACCACAAGCTCATGGTGATCGACGAGGCCGTCGTCGTCGCCGGATCGTTCAACTACACGGCGCCCGCCAACAACTACAACGACGAGAACATCTTCGTCATCGGCAGCCCGTACCTCGACCTGCCCAAACGCGAGGGCGGCCCCGTCGACCCCGACGCGTGCGCCGAACTCGCCCTGTTCTTCCGCACCGAGATCCAGCGCATCGAACAGGCCGGCGAACGATTCATCGGCGAGCCGTAG
- a CDS encoding 4'-phosphopantetheinyl transferase family protein yields MIEKILPPWVASAETFGDPPGVMLFPEEEAVVARAADRRRREFTTARYCARQAMARLGLPPVPILPGEHRAPGWPDGVVGSITHCDGYRAAAVSLEALTVGIDAEPHEPLPDGVLGVVALPEEREELARLGDQVHWERLLFSAKESVYKAWFPLAGRWLGFEEAHVTLAPSGTFTARLLVPGPLVDGRELTGFDGRWLVADGLVITAIALPGV; encoded by the coding sequence ATGATCGAGAAGATCCTGCCGCCCTGGGTGGCGAGCGCCGAGACCTTCGGCGATCCGCCCGGCGTCATGCTGTTCCCCGAGGAGGAGGCCGTCGTCGCTCGCGCGGCGGACAGGCGGCGGCGCGAGTTCACCACCGCGCGATACTGCGCCCGCCAGGCCATGGCCCGGCTCGGACTGCCCCCGGTGCCGATCCTGCCCGGTGAGCACCGCGCTCCCGGGTGGCCCGACGGGGTGGTGGGCTCCATCACCCACTGCGACGGATACCGCGCCGCCGCCGTGTCCCTGGAGGCCCTCACCGTCGGCATCGACGCCGAACCTCACGAGCCCCTTCCCGACGGCGTCCTGGGCGTCGTCGCCCTGCCGGAAGAACGGGAGGAGCTGGCCCGGCTCGGCGACCAGGTCCACTGGGAGCGGCTGCTGTTCAGCGCCAAGGAGAGCGTCTACAAGGCGTGGTTCCCGCTGGCCGGACGCTGGCTCGGCTTCGAGGAGGCCCACGTGACCCTCGCCCCCTCGGGCACCTTCACCGCCCGCCTCCTCGTCCCCGGCCCCCTGGTGGACGGCCGGGAACTGACCGGTTTCGACGGGCGCTGGCTGGTCGCCGACGGCCTGGTGATCACCGCCATCGCCCTGCCGGGCGTGTGA
- a CDS encoding metallophosphoesterase family protein, translating into MTSLLAISDLHIGYQENRRIVEELRPTSASDWLLVAGDVSEKVSDVEWALRLLGDRFEKVVWAPGNHELWTHPSDPVQLRGEERYRHLVEVCRNLGVVTPEDPYPTWTGPGGPVTVAPLFVLYDYTFRMPGVATKEEALALAYDKGVVCTDEMLLHPDPYPSRDAWCEARVAETERRLEARPPGVPTVLVNHYPLVRDPTLVLRHPEFAIWCGTERTADWHLRFDVHTMVYGHLHIPRTTSYDGVRFEEVSLGYPREWRPRPTAPGQLRRILPAPRSAT; encoded by the coding sequence ATGACGTCGCTGCTGGCCATCAGCGACCTGCACATCGGCTACCAGGAGAACCGGCGCATCGTCGAGGAGTTGCGGCCCACCTCCGCCTCCGACTGGCTGCTGGTCGCCGGAGACGTCTCCGAGAAGGTCTCCGACGTCGAATGGGCGCTGCGGCTGCTCGGCGACCGGTTCGAGAAGGTGGTGTGGGCGCCGGGCAACCACGAGCTGTGGACCCATCCCAGCGACCCGGTCCAGCTGCGCGGCGAGGAGCGCTACCGCCACCTCGTCGAGGTGTGCCGGAACCTGGGGGTGGTGACGCCCGAGGACCCCTACCCGACCTGGACCGGCCCCGGCGGGCCGGTCACCGTCGCTCCGCTGTTCGTGCTGTACGACTACACCTTCCGCATGCCCGGCGTCGCGACCAAGGAGGAGGCACTCGCCCTGGCCTATGACAAGGGCGTGGTCTGCACCGACGAGATGCTGCTCCATCCCGACCCCTATCCCTCCCGGGACGCCTGGTGCGAGGCCAGGGTCGCCGAGACGGAGCGCCGCCTGGAAGCGCGCCCTCCCGGCGTCCCCACGGTGCTGGTCAACCACTACCCGCTGGTCCGCGACCCCACGCTGGTCCTGCGCCACCCGGAGTTCGCGATCTGGTGCGGCACCGAGCGCACCGCCGACTGGCACCTGCGCTTCGACGTGCACACGATGGTCTACGGCCACCTGCACATTCCCCGGACCACCTCGTACGACGGCGTCCGCTTCGAGGAGGTCTCCCTGGGATACCCCCGCGAATGGCGGCCCCGTCCCACCGCCCCCGGCCAACTCCGCCGGATCCTGCCCGCGCCGCGGTCCGCCACATGA
- a CDS encoding M4 family metallopeptidase → MTTFTSTPMCCIAPPDLLNAVVEHGSPEEQEAALRTLDVSDAGRAQRSAVAGLLRSNLTIADVAPAPGMVRTVYDAENGGDFHLPGRRMRGEGDPPVTDEAVNDAYDGSGATYDFYREIFGRDSINGLGLEIVSSVHYGLAYDNAAWTGFQMIYGDGSGKIFVKGSLAKSIDIIAHELTHGITQFTAQLEYRKQSGALNESFSDVFGSLVKQYGRGQTADQADWLIGEGILGTALQGTALRSMKAPGTAWSTSGGGDNQPAHMRDYVDLPDDRNPANDHGGVHINSGIPNHAFYLAATAIGGHAWEIAGRIWYVTLTERLGPRSDFVEAAEATVEVAGELFGGDGDEQKKVRGAWQQVGVL, encoded by the coding sequence ATGACCACTTTCACAAGCACGCCGATGTGCTGCATCGCGCCCCCCGATCTCCTCAACGCGGTCGTCGAACACGGCAGCCCCGAAGAGCAGGAAGCGGCGCTCAGGACCCTGGACGTGTCGGACGCCGGCCGAGCGCAGCGCTCCGCGGTCGCGGGCCTGTTGCGGAGCAATCTCACCATCGCCGATGTGGCTCCCGCCCCCGGGATGGTCCGGACGGTCTACGACGCGGAGAACGGCGGTGACTTCCACCTTCCCGGACGGAGGATGCGAGGAGAGGGCGATCCGCCGGTCACCGACGAGGCGGTCAACGACGCCTACGACGGTTCCGGCGCCACCTACGACTTCTACCGGGAGATCTTCGGGCGCGACAGCATCAACGGGCTGGGCCTGGAGATCGTGTCCTCGGTCCACTACGGGCTCGCCTACGACAACGCCGCCTGGACCGGCTTTCAGATGATCTACGGCGACGGCAGCGGGAAGATCTTCGTCAAGGGGTCTCTCGCGAAGTCGATCGACATCATCGCCCACGAGCTGACCCACGGCATCACCCAGTTCACGGCGCAACTGGAGTACAGGAAGCAGTCCGGAGCCCTGAACGAGTCCTTCTCCGACGTCTTCGGCTCCCTGGTGAAGCAGTACGGCCGCGGGCAGACGGCGGACCAGGCCGACTGGTTGATCGGCGAGGGCATCCTGGGCACCGCCCTGCAGGGGACGGCCCTGCGCTCGATGAAGGCGCCGGGCACCGCCTGGTCGACCTCCGGAGGGGGAGACAACCAGCCGGCGCACATGCGCGACTACGTCGACCTGCCCGACGACCGCAACCCCGCGAACGACCACGGCGGCGTCCACATCAACTCCGGCATCCCCAACCACGCCTTCTACCTCGCGGCCACCGCCATCGGCGGCCACGCCTGGGAGATCGCCGGCCGGATCTGGTACGTCACGCTCACCGAGCGGCTCGGGCCGCGATCCGATTTCGTGGAAGCGGCCGAGGCGACCGTGGAGGTGGCCGGAGAATTGTTCGGTGGCGACGGCGACGAGCAGAAGAAGGTGCGGGGCGCATGGCAGCAGGTCGGAGTCCTATAA
- a CDS encoding protealysin inhibitor emfourin: protein MKVSIVRGGGFAGLVTITTVDSASLTPGDAATLRAKVEQAGLSEPPGREGGSPPMPDRFDYEVTVEDRGRAHTVRVSEQDLSAPLRSLIAYVDSLPGRQERVGPPG from the coding sequence ATGAAGGTGTCGATCGTACGCGGTGGCGGTTTTGCTGGCCTTGTCACGATCACTACGGTGGACTCGGCGTCGTTGACGCCCGGGGACGCCGCGACGCTGCGGGCCAAGGTGGAACAGGCCGGCTTGTCGGAGCCGCCGGGGCGGGAGGGCGGCTCACCCCCGATGCCCGATCGCTTCGACTACGAGGTGACGGTGGAGGACCGGGGCCGTGCGCACACGGTGCGCGTGAGCGAGCAGGACCTCTCCGCTCCGCTCCGTTCCCTCATCGCGTACGTGGACTCGCTGCCCGGGCGGCAGGAACGGGTCGGCCCGCCCGGCTGA
- a CDS encoding S8 family serine peptidase, translating into MKGVIVIAAVAALAAAGLAPPAQAWRVHAEPGVKTEYVVLYRSGVSATAARQAVRSAGGTIVRENSAVGVATITTTNADFADAVRGSGSIEGVAHNRSMSGTPAPQRQAGVRRAVKMGAVERAGHGAPADSASGETRGRPLRMRSGKPLGMRSGSPANPAPAAEPLSELQWDMKQIHATADGAYREHQGDPGVLVGILDTGVDASHPDIAPNFNHKLSRNFTVDIPVDANGKSLDGPCEAEPDRSCNDPADVDERDHGTHVASSIASPINRLGIAGVAPKVSIVSLRVGQDSGLFFLQPSVDALTYAGDVGIDVVNMSYYIDPWLFNCTDNPADSAADRLEQVTIIKATQRALTYAHDRGVTLISAAGNGSTDYTRELTDASSPDVAGIPGEAPYSRKITPSCLSMPTEGDHVISISSTAISKRKAYYSDYGDGYVDLAAPGGDVFDTAAGTHDVSRATLAAYPKAMAEARGQLKPDGTPKVTSVIRDCRGTVCGYYQYLQGTSMAAPRAAGVAALIVSRFGRPDPVHGGKTLDPAVVEDRLRNSATRMSCPTVSASTYTRKLSDATVTEKQVCEGSGPRNGFYGSGIVDALRAVH; encoded by the coding sequence GTGAAAGGCGTCATCGTCATCGCCGCTGTCGCGGCTCTAGCGGCGGCGGGGCTGGCACCCCCCGCGCAAGCCTGGCGGGTGCACGCCGAGCCCGGTGTGAAGACCGAATACGTCGTTCTCTACAGGAGCGGCGTCAGCGCCACCGCCGCCCGGCAGGCCGTGAGGTCCGCGGGCGGGACCATCGTCAGGGAGAACAGCGCGGTCGGTGTCGCCACGATCACCACGACGAACGCGGACTTCGCCGACGCGGTGCGCGGCAGCGGCTCGATCGAGGGCGTCGCCCACAATCGCTCCATGAGCGGTACGCCGGCCCCCCAGCGGCAGGCCGGCGTGCGCCGGGCCGTCAAGATGGGGGCGGTGGAGAGGGCAGGTCACGGCGCCCCGGCCGACTCCGCCTCGGGTGAGACGCGGGGAAGACCGCTGAGGATGCGGTCCGGCAAGCCGCTGGGCATGCGGTCGGGCAGTCCGGCGAATCCGGCACCCGCCGCCGAGCCGCTGTCAGAGCTGCAGTGGGACATGAAGCAGATCCACGCGACGGCCGACGGCGCCTACCGGGAGCACCAGGGCGACCCGGGCGTGCTGGTCGGCATCCTCGACACCGGGGTGGACGCCTCACACCCCGACATCGCACCGAACTTCAACCACAAGCTGAGCCGTAACTTCACCGTCGACATCCCCGTCGACGCCAACGGAAAATCGCTCGACGGTCCGTGCGAGGCGGAGCCGGACCGTTCCTGCAACGACCCGGCGGATGTCGACGAGCGAGACCACGGCACGCACGTGGCGTCGTCGATCGCCTCCCCGATCAACCGGCTCGGCATCGCGGGGGTGGCCCCCAAGGTCTCGATCGTGAGCCTTCGCGTCGGTCAGGACTCCGGCCTCTTCTTCCTGCAGCCGAGCGTGGACGCGCTGACCTACGCCGGCGACGTCGGCATCGACGTGGTCAACATGAGCTACTACATCGATCCGTGGTTGTTCAACTGCACCGACAACCCGGCCGACTCCGCCGCCGACCGGCTGGAGCAGGTCACGATCATCAAGGCCACCCAGCGGGCGCTCACCTACGCCCACGACAGGGGTGTGACCCTGATATCGGCCGCGGGCAACGGCTCCACCGACTACACCAGGGAACTCACGGACGCGTCCAGCCCCGACGTGGCCGGCATACCGGGGGAGGCCCCCTACTCCCGCAAGATCACACCGAGCTGCCTGTCCATGCCGACCGAGGGCGACCACGTGATCTCGATCTCCTCGACCGCCATCAGCAAGCGCAAGGCGTACTACTCCGACTACGGCGACGGCTACGTCGACCTCGCCGCGCCCGGCGGGGACGTCTTCGACACCGCGGCCGGCACCCATGATGTCTCCAGGGCGACGCTCGCGGCCTATCCCAAGGCGATGGCCGAGGCGCGTGGCCAGCTCAAGCCCGACGGCACGCCCAAGGTCACCAGCGTGATCCGTGACTGCAGGGGCACCGTCTGCGGCTACTACCAGTATCTCCAGGGAACCTCGATGGCGGCGCCGCGCGCGGCCGGGGTGGCCGCGCTGATCGTCAGCAGGTTCGGCCGTCCCGACCCGGTGCACGGAGGCAAGACGCTCGACCCTGCCGTGGTGGAGGACCGCCTCCGAAACTCCGCGACCAGGATGTCCTGCCCCACCGTGTCAGCCTCCACCTACACCAGGAAACTCTCGGACGCCACTGTGACCGAGAAACAGGTCTGCGAGGGCAGCGGGCCCCGCAACGGTTTCTACGGTTCCGGCATCGTCGATGCCCTGAGAGCCGTCCACTGA
- a CDS encoding cellulose binding domain-containing protein, with amino-acid sequence MPRTLLRAASAVLLTLTVLNVPAARADEVAPVAVTVNARAALATVPETGIGTNHAIWDSRLGTDETADLLKEAGMKLLRYPGGSYSDIYHWADHTAPGGYVAPNTGFDTFMRGVRRTGAQPMVTANYGTGTAEEAAAWVRHANITKGYGVKYWEIGNENYGNGRYGSAWEADNHADKSPAEYARHVVAYSDAMKAVDPTIKIGAVLTTPANWPDGIIADGDSGTWNEVVLAAAGSKIDFVILHWYPGAFDRTAHIPDMIQLTRQQVAKYAGPGSERIGIAMTEFNTGSSSNGTTTQPGALAAADAYSTLLAQGVFTVDWWNVHNGIGNVTQVEGHTDYGDFGLLSSGACTSDGSVCEPSANTPFAPYYALQMVSRFARPGDRFIRAATDQAKVSAHAARRPNGDLAVLLINTSSDTSYPVTIGYSGFSPASGAPTVLTHTNGATSIASSATGSAISQALPPLSLTTIVLRPASAQVGLPGTPGQPTASDVTDRAATISWPAASAGARPIVKYEIHRQNGAVSEQIGETAGTSFTANNLRPGTRHTVNVIARDSGGGVSSPSSPLTFTTGTPASSSCSVRLTKQSDWGSGYVGAIDITNHGAPINGWTLNFNWPRTWQRLDSGWSAVWTQNEQDVKVVNDSGNGSLPTGASTTIGFVGNYSGPNVLPATFTLNGSVCTTR; translated from the coding sequence ATGCCAAGAACTCTGTTACGGGCCGCGTCCGCCGTCCTGCTGACGCTGACCGTCCTGAACGTCCCCGCGGCGCGGGCCGACGAGGTCGCCCCGGTCGCGGTGACCGTGAACGCCCGCGCCGCGCTCGCCACCGTCCCCGAAACCGGCATCGGTACCAACCATGCGATCTGGGACAGCCGGCTGGGCACCGACGAAACCGCCGACCTGCTCAAGGAGGCGGGCATGAAGCTGCTGCGCTATCCCGGCGGCTCGTACTCCGACATCTACCACTGGGCCGACCACACCGCTCCCGGCGGCTACGTGGCTCCCAACACCGGCTTCGACACCTTCATGCGCGGCGTGCGGCGCACCGGGGCGCAGCCGATGGTGACCGCCAACTACGGCACCGGCACGGCGGAAGAGGCCGCGGCCTGGGTGCGGCACGCCAACATCACCAAGGGCTACGGCGTCAAATACTGGGAGATCGGCAACGAGAACTACGGCAACGGCCGCTACGGCTCCGCCTGGGAGGCCGACAACCACGCCGACAAGAGCCCTGCCGAGTACGCACGCCATGTCGTGGCCTACTCCGACGCGATGAAGGCCGTCGACCCGACCATCAAGATCGGCGCGGTGCTGACCACGCCGGCCAACTGGCCCGACGGGATAATCGCCGACGGCGACAGCGGAACCTGGAACGAGGTCGTCCTGGCCGCCGCCGGGTCGAAGATCGACTTTGTGATCCTGCACTGGTACCCCGGCGCCTTCGACAGGACCGCGCACATTCCGGACATGATCCAACTCACCCGTCAGCAGGTCGCGAAGTACGCGGGGCCGGGCTCCGAGCGGATCGGCATCGCGATGACCGAATTCAACACCGGGTCGAGCAGCAACGGCACGACGACCCAGCCCGGTGCGCTGGCCGCCGCCGACGCCTACTCGACGCTGCTGGCTCAGGGGGTGTTCACGGTCGACTGGTGGAACGTCCACAACGGCATCGGCAACGTCACGCAGGTCGAGGGGCACACCGACTACGGCGACTTCGGCCTGCTGTCGAGCGGGGCGTGCACCTCCGACGGCAGCGTCTGCGAACCATCGGCGAACACACCCTTCGCGCCGTACTACGCGCTCCAGATGGTGAGCAGGTTCGCCCGCCCCGGCGACCGGTTCATCCGGGCCGCAACCGACCAGGCGAAGGTCAGCGCACACGCCGCGCGCCGTCCCAACGGCGATCTGGCCGTCCTGCTGATCAACACTTCGTCCGACACGTCCTACCCCGTCACCATCGGCTACTCCGGCTTCAGCCCGGCGTCCGGGGCTCCCACCGTGCTGACCCACACCAACGGCGCCACGAGCATCGCCAGTTCGGCCACGGGCAGCGCGATCAGCCAGGCGTTGCCACCGCTCTCACTGACCACGATCGTCCTGCGTCCCGCCTCCGCCCAGGTCGGACTGCCGGGCACGCCGGGGCAGCCGACGGCCTCGGACGTGACGGACAGGGCCGCCACGATCTCCTGGCCCGCCGCCTCCGCCGGCGCGCGCCCGATCGTGAAGTATGAGATCCACCGCCAGAACGGAGCCGTCAGCGAGCAGATCGGCGAGACCGCAGGCACCTCGTTCACCGCGAACAACCTGAGGCCGGGCACTCGCCACACGGTCAACGTGATCGCACGGGACAGCGGCGGTGGCGTCTCGTCGCCCTCCTCGCCGCTGACGTTCACGACCGGCACGCCCGCTTCCAGTTCATGCTCCGTACGTCTGACCAAGCAGTCCGACTGGGGCAGCGGCTACGTCGGTGCCATCGACATCACCAACCACGGCGCGCCGATCAATGGCTGGACCCTGAACTTCAACTGGCCCAGGACGTGGCAGCGCCTGGACAGCGGCTGGAGCGCCGTCTGGACGCAGAACGAGCAGGACGTCAAGGTCGTCAACGACTCCGGCAACGGCTCGCTACCCACCGGCGCGTCGACCACGATCGGCTTCGTCGGCAACTACAGCGGCCCGAACGTGCTGCCTGCCACCTTCACCCTCAACGGAAGCGTCTGCACGACCCGATAG
- a CDS encoding M24 family metallopeptidase, with translation MLAARTCMIDEVLLRMAEEGIDALILRPSPDFRYLGGRGDGYLVVTMDGPPAVATGPLEAAALVPVSARRVGVDPEMRAGELFSLRVEAELVLASAVLAPLRLNRGPAEVSASEHAASAADAVLLMAREPAWFGATERAMARRLWAMMIEAGCEEVRSVLVAAGEHSAVPGHVPCDRVINPGDALLVSVCGRWGDHYAEVARVFAVAEPPEDFEAMYSVVLAAQRAAFDALRPGVPAAEAGRAAREVIEDSGYGHYAAERLGRGVGLGHDEGPWLAPGDPTVLAPGMTVCVEPAIYLPDLFGARVADVVVCTPTGARRLSGSSQSLHVLDH, from the coding sequence GTGCTGGCTGCACGAACCTGCATGATCGACGAGGTGCTCCTCAGGATGGCCGAGGAGGGGATCGACGCCCTGATCCTGCGCCCCTCCCCCGACTTCCGTTACCTGGGCGGCCGGGGCGACGGGTATCTCGTCGTGACCATGGACGGCCCTCCCGCCGTCGCGACCGGCCCGCTGGAGGCGGCGGCGCTCGTCCCCGTCTCCGCCCGCCGCGTCGGGGTGGATCCCGAGATGCGGGCCGGGGAGCTGTTCTCGCTGCGGGTGGAGGCCGAACTCGTGCTGGCGTCGGCCGTGCTCGCCCCGCTCCGGCTGAACAGGGGGCCCGCGGAGGTCTCGGCGTCGGAACACGCGGCGTCGGCGGCGGACGCGGTCCTGCTCATGGCCCGCGAGCCGGCGTGGTTCGGGGCCACCGAGCGCGCGATGGCGCGACGGCTGTGGGCCATGATGATCGAGGCGGGGTGCGAGGAGGTGCGGTCGGTGCTCGTGGCGGCCGGCGAGCACAGCGCCGTCCCCGGGCACGTGCCGTGCGACCGCGTGATCAATCCGGGCGACGCGCTCCTGGTCTCGGTGTGCGGGAGGTGGGGAGACCACTACGCGGAGGTCGCCCGCGTGTTCGCGGTGGCCGAGCCCCCCGAGGACTTCGAGGCGATGTACTCGGTGGTCCTCGCCGCGCAGCGCGCCGCCTTCGACGCGCTGCGGCCCGGCGTGCCGGCGGCGGAGGCCGGGCGGGCCGCCCGGGAGGTGATCGAGGACAGCGGCTACGGCCACTACGCCGCGGAGCGGCTGGGGCGGGGTGTCGGCCTCGGCCACGACGAGGGCCCGTGGCTCGCACCCGGTGACCCGACCGTCCTCGCGCCCGGCATGACGGTGTGCGTCGAACCGGCGATCTACCTGCCCGACCTGTTCGGCGCGCGGGTGGCCGACGTCGTGGTGTGCACCCCCACCGGGGCGCGGCGGCTCAGCGGGAGCTCGCAGTCCCTCCACGTCCTCGACCACTGA